The Kryptolebias marmoratus isolate JLee-2015 linkage group LG9, ASM164957v2, whole genome shotgun sequence nucleotide sequence AAAGGAAATCTTCACCCGTGTTTTTTAAAGGAGATTCTTAAGATTTCACCTTGAGATTGCCGCTTGGCAGCAGCTCAACCCTTCTCAAGCCAAAGTCCACACACCGGACTGTCATTAATCTGATCTTTACCTACAGTCTGACTTCTTGCGGTAATCTGGACAGTAGCACTCAACAATGCCCACAGTCTATCAGCCTGATCTTGCTGCCAGAACAGTTTCATTACATTAAGCGTCAACTCCACTCATCATGACCGAGTACTGACTTTTCATTATATAGTGATGCTGTTTTAGACGGACTACCAAAATGGTATGAAAGTGGAAAGCAGGAAAAGGGGACATGACATGTGCAATATGACCAAATGCAGACGCAACCATCACCACAATCATTCAGCGTCCAAATGCGTGACTACCTGGAGAGCATTTTTTGGAATTCACTCGCAGACGATCAAAGCATCAGCCCGTTCGACCTCTCAAACATCCAACGCAACACAGActtatttgtacttttattgGACTGATTTCAAAGATCTGATTTAACTGCAAatcatttgacattttcagagCAACGTAGTGACTTGTCCTTCAGAAAAACGATAACCAATGATATTTAACACCAGCGAGGACGTTTCATTCGTAAAGAAAGAATACAAAACCTTCCTTTCGTAGAAGAAACTGCAAAAGAAAATACCATGTAATCCAATATAATTgtggcagtaaaaaaaaggagaaaagaaataaagaaaaataggCCAAGTGATCCATTTACATGGCTGCTTGAGCTTTTTGTGCCACTGAACATTACCCTCTGTCCTCGTCTTCACTCGCTACCATTACTGTTCGGTCTCTCAAATATCCGAGCAGCGTGCCTTTCCTCTTTGGGCCGTCGTTCGCACTCACAGCCGCGGCGTGGTGACTGCATCTACTCAAGCTTGAAATCTGAGCCCATTATGTCAACAGATGTTACAGAGAGAGGGGAGAGCAAGCGTGAGGGGAGGAAACACCACAGTGTGAGCAAAGACGGTCGATGACGGAGAACTGgttcaaaaaaagaataaagaaaaaaggatcGTGCATACCAAAATTAAAATTGTATCTTTTACTTGTTACAGTATAAGTTTAAACGTAActgtactttatttaaaaaccttttaaaaacagaaaaatctgggTGCGGCTTGTTTCACAGACACGTAAAACCAGCGTCTGTGTTAACTCCAGTAACAACACACCTGTCCTGTGGCCCTCGAGACAATAAGTCAGGATAAAATGCCTCTGCGTGCCACACGTGTGGTAATAAATATTGTTAAACCCTGCCATTTGAATTTATGGTTTCATACATTTTTCTGTAGCATTTCGTGCGCTCCCAGTGAGTTAAGACGAGAAATAAAAGGGGCCCCAAGCGCTGGCTGGTCGCTCGTTTCCACGATCGAACGCGCAGAAGTGGCAGAATTTTAGCTCGACGGAGTTAAGTGCTCTTGGTCTGCCAAACAGGGggatgttattttttaaacacaccatagcacataaacataaaaagggtATATCAAATCAGGTCATTTTTCTttgaagctgtaaaaaaaaaaaaaaccaacgaAAAAAGCTATCTCAACTTTTGGTACACGTAAGCAAACAAGAGTTTATCATTTGGACTCTGGCACAGTATTTGTGAAGGCTGAACTGTGTGTCTTAGGTATAATACACTGACAACATTGAAAAGTAACAATGGCAGGTGATTATCTTACAAACGTCTGGCCCCTGACAGAAGTGCTCCTTCCCTTCCATCCCTGATGGGATCTCTGTCCCACTAACAGTGCCAGacagcaacaacacacactTCGCCCTTTCAAGACAGTTTCTCTCAATGTTCCCTTTAAATGCTTTCTCTGCATCACCACTTTCGTTCATTTGATCAGTTTTATAAGAGCTTCAGCAGGAACTCGTAGGTGGCGTTGATGATCCCCCAGGAGATGAGTGACCGGTGGTAGTTGAGATGGGCCCCTCTGAAAAGCCTGGCCACGCTGCCGCCCCTCTCTCTCCACACTGTCAACAACACTGTCCTGCACGGCTGGAAGGCTCCGCCCACCTGAGACTGAGCTCGGGATTTGACCACATTCAGTGGGTAAAACATAATGCCAAGACCCGCCCCCAACACCCCGCCGCACACAAAATCATTAACCAAGTGACCCGCCTTGTTAGTAGCCTTTGGCAGCAGCTCTTTAATCGGCCCCCGTAGCCCAAAGAAGAGGATGTTGCTCGGGCCGTTGCGCAGGAGGATGGGAACGAGGCCACGGTAGCACTCCCTGACGCCGTACTCGGTCAGAAGTGTCCGGAAGGTGTGGGCCGTGTTGTTGAAGCGCCCGTGGTGCCGGTGGTCTTGGAGGAGAGTCTGCACGCGCTCAAACGGCGTGAGGACGGCCTCCGCGGTTCCCGCCAAGGCCGCGGCGAAGCTTCTCGTGACGAGTACCGGCACGCCACTGCCGCCGGCATGGTCCAGTAACACCCTGGAGAAGTCCTCGTAAAGGCCGAACATGATGGCCACCGTAGTGCTTTTCTGAAGCAGCGGGGGGAGCAGGCCTCGGTAAAGGTTCCTCAGCCCATCCCTCTGGAGCTGCTGCACCGCCTCAGTAACCAACACACCGTGCAGCTGCTGACGGAAAAGCACCTTCTGAATGGGGAAGGTAATCACAATATTAGTGAAAGCCGCGATGGAACCACAGATATAGTGTTTCCCTTGAGGACCCAACTTGGTGCTCAGAACCCCAGTGGGCAGCAGGGAGGGGGCTCCTTTTGCCAGGGCAGACTGGGGTTGGGGTGTCCGGGTTGACTCTGAGTCCATGGTGCTGACAGCCATGGGAGGCTCAGAGCACAGTCTGATCCTCCAACATTATATGCGTTCTGcaaactgctgtaaaacaagAGATGGAAAGAGATTACAACTCAATAACTGCTTTTATCCTCTTTCAATAAACACCGTCAATCGAGTACATTCAAAAAGCTTTGCTTATAACAGGTTATGATGGAAATATCAAAAGCTACCAAAAGCCATAGCACACTACCCCCATCGAACTGTACGTTTTGATGAATAATTTGCACGTTTTATTTCAGAGCTGTGCGACGAGACACAggacaaaatctttttttaaccgAACAGAAATAAGAGTGCTTCAATGCTTATGCACTGGCACCCTTAGTTACTGAAAgagcacataaaaacaacagaaactttacAAATACACATTCATTAAACTGAAACGACTCCTTGTATGTTTAGTAATATTACTGTAATTATTGTACATATTAAATATGTACTTAATATCCGTTAACCTTTCATATGAAACCCTGACTAAAGCTGATTGAACTGTTTCAACCACCCGTCTTAAACTTGTACAAACAAGCTGCTTCAACTGTCAGCTGATAAGAATCGTTGCACAACAGCCTGATAAGTGACGGCCTTAGTCATGGACAGACAGTTCAACTGCTAATACACATAAAGTCACACAAAGTACACTGTATGTGCACCAAGAACCGTGTATATAACGTGATTATTAACATTCAAATGCATTCTAGTAGTACGAAAGAAGCTAGCGGCACACTTTACTCACATGAGgaaaataaaggagaaaaaggaacacatcagctgcaataaaaacaagaccCAACCTAAATTAAAAGTATCCCACTGAATATAGCAATCGAGTAAGCTGAATTAGAACTTACTCGATTACTGTGTCAAAGACAAGGTGGTGGCAAAGCTACAATATCGTGCCAAAACGAAAACTTCCCACACGCCCTCAGGCCAGTATGACAAACCAGATTGACACGTGCCTACAGATTCTAGCAAAGTCTACAATATCTTTTTAATATAACCACTACAAGTCCCAGACATGGCTTTTTCTAATTCTCCTGGATTGGTTTGTTATAATTATATACATTATGTGAcgcaaaagagacaaaaatattaattctgAAAGGTAATGCATCTTTGTACAGACCTCCCTGCACACTGTTCCTCtgaaaagtttctaaaagtttacatttttcatgCATTTAGTGCTAACACAGCCTACAAGAAGAGGTTGCCCAATCACTTGTTGCATGTTACTCTGGATAGTTAACTTTACGTAATTATTTACTTTTCGATGTTGCAGCTACATGCAGTGGTGAGGTACTTCTTCattacacacacattaaaaaagggGAATCAGGGTgtatgaaaagaagaaaacaacacaaatctcGGGTCTTTTTTTACGCCCTTAGTAAGAGCTGCTTCCTTAGCTAGTGTTTgtgcaaaaagcacaaaacattaaagccaACTCGTTGAAAATAGGACACGAGACTATGAGTTTACTTCCCGTGTGaaacagctacaaaaaaaaacttaagaaacaaacaaataagcaagcaaacaagaaaaaaataggacTCATGCTCGGTTCGACAGCCACACAGAATGCTACTCAACCTTAGCTAGCTCGGTGCTGCCCCTGACTTGCTAACTCGATTACAGCAGCAGTCAGTTTTGTCCATTTCAGCCACATGTGAGgattatattttatgtaaacCTTCCTAAAGTGACAGCAGTTGCCTAGCATGCTAAGTTAGCTTGAGCAGAACGCTTAGGTGCTGGTTGTCTACAGCTACTAAATGTGAGGACACGAAAAACCCTGAGCTTATAAACGAGGCTTTACCTGCAGCGAACATAAACCAGTTGCTGTCCTGTCCCTGGTCAGACAGAGCgaaaattattgttattattattttttttgcaggatATATTGGGCCAATGCTGTAGGTCGTGTCTGGAGCTCGAGCAGCAGTTGGTGACAGCCAAGCGTCGTCTGCGCCTGCGCACTGCTGCATCTCTGACAACACACAGATGAAGCTGCTACgaatttcaaacatatttaacatttgCGTAATTAGTATGTTGTATTGCACGGCACGCAGAGGGAGAAGTATCTGTGAAATTTATATTTGATGGATTAGGCCTACACACGCACggacttttaatgtttttcttgtattaAAGCGATTAGCTAGGTGGCTACCCTTGAACGTTAGTCGTAAAGCAGGATGTGACGTAGTGTCGCAAAGTTAGAACGTTTTGGTAAATAAAGGCTAAGCTAGTTTTGTTGGCCACTCACGGGTATTTAGGTTTTCATTTTGCTCTACGtgattattataatatttaattGTGATATTTATGTAACATTATTGAATTACAGCGTGCTGTTAGCTGAATAGTTCTCCCAAAGATGTCAACATAAAACTAATGCCCAAAAGCTAGCTGCTAACCATGATGCTAATTGTAGCAAAACACTTGCACAGAACCGCTTTTTAATTGAGCTTTTGAGGGTTTCGCGTGTTATTGAACTGCATACTTTAAACTGCAGTCCGACCTGCTTCTCGTGTGGTAATTTTCTCGTGTGCCAAATTTAATGAATGTAAAATGTCAGCGCAAAAAGACTGCGAGTTTTTGGTCAAAAGAGCCCGAGAGTTGGTCTCTGAGGATCCCTGTGCGGCCAAAGCCTGGCTCATAACAGCTAGAACTCTTTACCCAACAGATTTCAGCATACAGGTAATATAAGATATCTGCCAAAACTGCTTAATGGAATTGGAGTTGCAGCTCTGTCGTGAATCTCTTGAAATTTTGTTCACAGTATGAGATGTACAACATTGAACGGAATGCAGAGAAGACAGCTTCAGCAGGGAGACTGCTGTATGACATGTGAGTTACAGCTTTGTGTGTCAGAGTTTTCACATCAAGTCCCCAATGTGTCGAGACTGTACAGGTTTCAGCATAAATTTTCCAATAATCTGTCGACTCTTTAGGTTCATAAACTTTCCAGATCAGCCCATAGTTTGGCGTGAGATCAGTGTGATCACAGCTGCCCTGCGCAGTGACTCTCAGGACAAACATGCACAGTTTCTTAGAGGTAAGTGGAGTTTGATGCATTAATTCACATCCCAGCTGTGCTTGCCATATGAGACGTGTTTTAGAAATTTAAAGCGCGTCTTATTGTCTTCCCCCAGGGCTTTTTGAGACATTGCCTGGTCGTGTGCAATGTGAAATGCTGTTGAAAGCCACAGAGCAATGTTTTAACACACTGGAGAAAGCAGAGATGCTGTTGCTCCTTCTGAAGCGCTTTCCAGAGTCTGTGGTCCAACATGGGGTGTGTACTCATACATTAACTCTGGTGTTTTGAGATGTGACTCCAGTATAACTCATTAAATGGTAACAATCTGCTGTATTGTCAGGTTAATTTAGGAGAGACGCTGTTGGAGGCAGAGGCATCAGAGAGTGTGGAAACACCTGTCAACTGCTTCAGGAAACTTTTTGGTCAGTGAATATTGTCCTTTCTATTAAatgtaatcatttaaaaaaacaaccaaacaacaactgttcatgtgttgtttttttaattttatttttgcagtgtGTGATGTTCTTCCTTTGGTCATAAACAACATGGACATGCGCCTGCCAACAAGCCTAATGCAGAAATATATCCTGAAAGCTGCTGAGTTCTACATCGGATATGTTACTCGTGGACCATCACCTGATGGGCAGTTACAAGGTACATCTACACTGCGCTGAAACTGctgattatgttttgtttttttttcccccgtctGACCCAGTTTGATCCTTTCAAGAGTTCCACCCTCCTGCATTTCCTATTCAGCGCCTTTATGATTTTACCCAAATGTCTTTTAGGTACCCAAGACAGTGGGACTTTAAAGTCACCCGGCATTTCTCGTGGCTCTCAGCGGTATGTCATAGATGGCCTGTCGGAAAAATCCTCAGTGGTAGCAGAACCTTGGGAGAGGCTGCTTGATATCGTCACTGTGGTTGGTGCACGCTGCGAGTGGCAGGGAGACAAAGGACAGAGGTAAACTCAGTCTGCTGTCACAGTTACTGCTTTTCTTAATGTTGTTATTGTCAGAGGCAAGtctgaaaataaaccaaaaaccaaatgtAGCCATAAACAAGGCAATGTAGTacagtttttattctaattttagacattagtttttgaaaaggagtatgttttgtgtttgcatgtgttctGCAGGAGTTACGTGGACATGTTGCTGAGAGTGAAGGAGCTGTGTCGGTACCTGCCCGGTCTGGAAGGAGAGACCAGATCCCACTGCTGCAGTCAGGTGGTCATTTGTGCAGCGCTCGTGCTCTTCCGCAGCGCCTTCCTCTACGTCTCAGCCGTACAGCCTGCACTGTTCCAGGGTCAGACTCTGTCTTTGCATGCGCCGTTcacagtttgttcatgttttccCCAATTCTACCATTTTTAAGCggaaaggtttttttgtttctgtttgtaggGGTCAGTTCGATGAACTCGGGGCCGTGGATCCTGGTGGAGGATTTGAGTTCGGTATACAGGGATCTAGAGATGGATCGAGGAGCTCTGAAACATGCACATAAGAAACGCAAACTGGCTGATGGGAGAGAGAAGACGATGGTAGAAAAATGTTGTATTTCcccaaaatgactaaatttcTTTGAAAACATTGCACATATacctttttaaatgcacataTTAAATGACCACAATGTGTGTTATTGTATTCTTCTTTACTTTTCGTTACTTTTCCTGTGTGCATTTTCGTAGAGCTCAGACGATGAGGAAGGTTTAGGGAAAGGCCGAGGCCGACACGTTTTAGTGAACAAGATGGAGATGCCCAGCTGGTCAGAGACTCTGGAGAGTTTCCGCACAGCGAGAGAAAGTTGGGACCTCCTTCACTCCCATGATGGTCTGGAAGTTGGTAAGCGccactaatgtttttttttttttcttactgttgaCACCTTGA carries:
- the ints10 gene encoding integrator complex subunit 10 isoform X2; amino-acid sequence: MSAQKDCEFLVKRARELVSEDPCAAKAWLITARTLYPTDFSIQYEMYNIERNAEKTASAGRLLYDMFINFPDQPIVWREISVITAALRSDSQDKHAQFLRGLFETLPGRVQCEMLLKATEQCFNTLEKAEMLLLLLKRFPESVVQHGVNLGETLLEAEASESVETPVNCFRKLFVCDVLPLVINNMDMRLPTSLMQKYILKAAEFYIGYVTRGPSPDGQLQGTQDSGTLKSPGISRGSQRYVIDGLSEKSSVVAEPWERLLDIVTVVGARCEWQGDKGQRSYVDMLLRVKELCRYLPGLEGETRSHCCSQVVICAALVLFRSAFLYVSAVQPALFQGVSSMNSGPWILVEDLSSVYRDLEMDRGALKHAHKKRKLADGREKTMSSDDEEGLGKGRGRHVLVNKMEMPSWSETLESFRTARESWDLLHSHDGLEVEFKKICAVWKTDSWLWFRIFLTDMIIYQGQYRKALSSLHQMAAVQQPQPGQQSPSGQAGLEHHRALIQQASCHYALGEYRMACEKLLDVVSGLLPPTQEPIKSTDDQGRMKTKTRKGNDLRLLPCTSKAVLPFCLQLMLACFKLRAFADNRDDLSLGHVVVLLQHDWPQGEMLFLKAVDKICQQGSFQYENFFNYVTNIDMLEEFAYLRTPEGGRIQLELLPNQGMLIKHHTVTRGITKGVKEDFRLAMERQVSRCGENLLNVLHRFCINEKIIIIQSLP
- the ints10 gene encoding integrator complex subunit 10 isoform X1; protein product: MSAQKDCEFLVKRARELVSEDPCAAKAWLITARTLYPTDFSIQYEMYNIERNAEKTASAGRLLYDMFINFPDQPIVWREISVITAALRSDSQDKHAQFLRGLFETLPGRVQCEMLLKATEQCFNTLEKAEMLLLLLKRFPESVVQHGVNLGETLLEAEASESVETPVNCFRKLFVCDVLPLVINNMDMRLPTSLMQKYILKAAEFYIGYVTRGPSPDGQLQGTQDSGTLKSPGISRGSQRYVIDGLSEKSSVVAEPWERLLDIVTVVGARCEWQGDKGQRSYVDMLLRVKELCRYLPGLEGETRSHCCSQVVICAALVLFRSAFLYVSAVQPALFQGVSSMNSGPWILVEDLSSVYRDLEMDRGALKHAHKKRKLADGREKTMSSDDEEGLGKGRGRHVLVNKMEMPSWSETLESFRTARESWDLLHSHDGLEVEFKKICAVWKTDSWLWFRIFLTDMIIYQGQYRKALSSLHQMAAVQQPQPGQQSPSGQAGLEHHRALIQQASCHYALGEYRMACEKLLDVVSGLLPPTQEPIKSTDDQGRMKTKTRKGNDLRLLPCTSKAVLPFCLQLMLACFKLRAFADNRDDLSLGHVVVLLQHDWPQGEMLFLKAVDKICQQGSFQYENFFNYVTNIDMLEEFAYLRTPEGGRIQLELLPNQGMLIKNPSPALGVELNTLLLQGVQTMDRHHTVTRGITKGVKEDFRLAMERQVSRCGENLLNVLHRFCINEKIIIIQSLP
- the slc25a51b gene encoding solute carrier family 25 member 51b — protein: MAVSTMDSESTRTPQPQSALAKGAPSLLPTGVLSTKLGPQGKHYICGSIAAFTNIVITFPIQKVLFRQQLHGVLVTEAVQQLQRDGLRNLYRGLLPPLLQKSTTVAIMFGLYEDFSRVLLDHAGGSGVPVLVTRSFAAALAGTAEAVLTPFERVQTLLQDHRHHGRFNNTAHTFRTLLTEYGVRECYRGLVPILLRNGPSNILFFGLRGPIKELLPKATNKAGHLVNDFVCGGVLGAGLGIMFYPLNVVKSRAQSQVGGAFQPCRTVLLTVWRERGGSVARLFRGAHLNYHRSLISWGIINATYEFLLKLL